In the genome of Chrysoperla carnea chromosome 5, inChrCarn1.1, whole genome shotgun sequence, the window GCCAATCTAAAAACGAGAAACAAAGTTTACAAagacgaatttaaaaaaatatatatatcgatTACCTGTCAACTAATTCTGGACGTAAAAATGGCTCTTTAATCTCAACAGTTAAATAATGAAACATATCAACAGTTTCACGGGCTAGTGTTAAATACGATCTACATTGCCGTTCATCACTCGCTAGCTGCCGTGCCCGTGTGGTTTGTTGCTCTTGTGATGTACGTGACCATGCTTCCGTGTCTGCCATCAGTTCTTGTATCTCATGTATGCGCTTTAAACTTTCTAAACTTTCATCTAATAAGAATGTTGTATCATTcattaacatatttataaattttacaaattgtttgcCAGATTTTGATTCGTTTACAATTGCAACACGATGTATGGCTGAATACCACATTGTctgcaaaagaaaattataaataaattgtaatatctTTATAGGTATCGCATTTTACGTTTCAAAGACCTTTGGCTGTAAATTTGGTGCAAtaacttgtatatttttttgaaaattaattttactgatttaaaaaatagtaaatattgatAGCTTACCTGTAAAATTAAGCTGATATGATATCGAATAGtgaatttatcataaaattctgAACTGGAACCAGTAGTTTCAACATCCGTGTAAAACTTCATTAACGAACTAGGTAAATGTGTTTCTGATATTGGATGTGCCAACACACGTTCATTTAATCGTTCGGTACGGACATTAATCGCTGGATGTATCACAAATAATACTTCAATTAATTTTGCTACTAAGTACGGATTACGTATATATGTGGCCGAACATATTATCACTAATAACCAAGTTATTAGCATATGATCCATATAGTCCGTAACCACAACAGGATAATATTGTAAAGAAAATAGGAGAAATTCTGCAATATCCTCAATATACCATTCTGGTAATGCACAAAATAAATCTGGTGGATTTGCAGCTAACGGTAATTGGAAATTAAACGTACTTCCCGCAGGACATCCTGTTAATAACGATAATTGTGCTTCAGCAACAGTGTTATAGAATGTTAGAGTTCGTCGTATCAGGTTACGATCTAATAATCCAGCATCTGCACAtgcttttgatttatttaattttttgatttgttgctTCCAACGTTTTATCGATTGTTTATATCGGGAAGCGAATGGTGTGTCGCGCCATTGTGATTCTGTAGCTGTAGTCTCGTCTAAAAGCTTTTGTAAATCACGTAACGCACGAAGACGACGTTGATATTTTGTACAGGCAGGTATTAATGCTAAATGATGACATAATAATGTTAAATGCCAGCATTGTGTATGGAATGTTGCATCGGTCCACTTGTGATCTGGTTTATTAcctaaaaaaatgttaagaaaaCACCTGTTACTTTGATATTGTACAGGGTGGAGCAtaataccatattttttaatatacatagcAGAGCATAATACCGCCCTTCCTTAactaaaaccatttttttctaattgtcATGATGAAGCTGTCTTCATTCTGGACGTTAGTACTACCCATATTTgtgtatgataattttataatgagTTGCGCAAATTGGGGAGTACTACACAACCTTAATTTCGTAGTATTATTTcgtatttcgaaatattttgagttacgaaatgtttaaaaacaaagtacacactcaaaaaataccacaataataaactttcaaaattcaCTAATGATTCTTGACTTTCGTGTACAATTTATCATACTTTTCTCTTCTTTTCTAGTGCACTAAAAGCGTTGGGTTTaagcaaaaattaaacttgatttcTCTTAGATAGAGTTTACAATGGCCAGCTCTTTGGCCATGAAGGATTTTTGAAATTAGAATATCACAAACCTTTAAAccaaactaagtttataagcacgataaaaagttagaaaattaaacttgttgGAATGAACTGGGGAAATTCtatagattttttattaattccagcaaatttaattagaaaataactGAATAAATTACTTACTAAAATCATCCAACCATTTTTGAATTTCCTGTGACGTGAACTTTAATCGAGTATCATTCTTAATATCAATCATTGTGTTCGGATGGAACGGATACATTAAATCCACTTTATCCAATTTCACTTTCACCGCTAACATTTGTAACACACTtaacaaatttaacataaaaccaTCCCCTGCGACCATACGCTCCTCCACTTGTAATTGTGTTCGTTTTTCATTTGCTTTGAGAAATTTCGCCACAAATTGTAACATGAGATCACGACTCGATGCATTCGCTAATATATCATGAAacgttttatgtaaaataattcgaGTATTTTCTAATTCAAGTTGCAGAGTTTGTATTAACGACACATCAGATACTGTACTACCACTAAAAAATTTCTCTGCCACTTTTGGTTCATCTTCAGCGAACACCGAAACTGATAAAAATGGTCCTAAATAACTTATACGAGACAATTCGCGTCCTACTGCATGTGTGGTCGATGTTTCCGGTGAAAAATTTGCGAGTTGAATTAATAAACGACATATAGGACGAATATTACCACCACCTAATGGCCGTATTTCTGTTAAATCGGAGAGCGTTTGTATGGGGTTACGATGTTCATTCTCAACGAAATTAGCATGAAGCATTACTTTAAACAATCCTTCCAAAATTGGAGTAAAAATGTGATTAAATAATTCCAAGTTCGTAAACGTGCGACCTACAAGTTCGTTAATAAATCCTCGAGGTAATTTTTGTTGCAATAGTGGAGTTAACAAAGGACTGTTTTCCTTATCGGAATTTTCGAGAGGAATTAAGTATCCTTTTAATACTAATGAAGTATATTGAATAATTTGAGCACGTAAATCATACAACACGTCGCTTAATGGAGGTATGCTTGATTTCTTTGGATGATTACGCTCTTCAACACTAACTCGACCATAACAATCTGTTAAATAATGTATAGCGACGGCTTGTGTAGTTTGATTCTGCGATTGTTCATTGTTATTCGGTGGCGTAAAATTTGGAGTAGGGCATAAATCAATGGGGCTTGTTAAAGGACTTTGTGTGGGACTTGTTGAACTTAAACTAATATTATCACTTTGTTCAAATGCAGCGACACAACGTTTTGGCGTTAAACCGTTTGCAATTTGCAATAACATTTCCATTAAAGCTTGTGATATGAGATCTTGTAAACAACTTGTATTCGTCGAAGttgtattttgttgttgttctaGGAAATTTTCTGCAGTCTCTGGTAAATATATGAATGCTGTTTCTTGATGAGAGGATTCTTTTTTCCATGACGCACCAAGAACACGAAAAATGGCAGTGTGTAATTGCTCTTCGGTGATTTCTGTACTTGAAGATGACGTTCGTTGTCGAGCAAGTTCCTTACGTGGATCAGATTCTTCCacctaaaaatcaattttaataattcaatattttttacaactgTCAAAACATTTTGCCTTTATTTGAAAACTTCGACCAGATTCTACTTTGTAAAGgtcatgtaaataattttctgaagtaATTAGAACGCAATAATcacaaaaattcagtatatttgactgttaaacattttataagaaattactTCGAGATACCTTCCTTCGAGTGGAATTTCGGACTAAGTCTCATAGAAAGCATAATAGAATATGTGGCTGAAAATAGTATCCCTAGCACAATTTATATTTGGAAAAAGATTACAAAATTGAGCAATTTTCTTACCTCCATATTTTCAATTCCTGAATCAATATCCGTAGtaatcattttttcattattactttCATCCACCTCCATATGTGAGCTCGCTTCGGAATCACTACGATTTtgtgcaaacatttttttcgatgaATTCGATGACgtcgtattattattatcaataattggAGTTTTAGGTACAACAAAAACATCATTATTCAATTCTGGTGTACTCGATTTATCACTATTCGCATCAGTCACTACATTAGTATCATCGCCAGGTTTACCTGGATCGCCATGTGATTTATCacatatattcaaatttattttctcatcAACACTTGTCGAATGTACAACATTTGTTACATTGTTTTGACTATTTGTACGTCCTAATGGACTTGGTGTCTCGATATTATTGTTGTTAGCACCTGGGGTTGGAGTTAATGGCGGTGAAACGGGTAATGGTGATGTATTTCGTTCTAATGCTGCCAGGCGTGCAATTCTCCGCCTTCGTATctgaaatatttaatgtttatataacAACTGCCTTGAGTAATAACTTGCGGTTTAAGACCTTAGGTGGGAAGTGATTACTGTCCATATCATTTGATTTTAGTAGTTCAAAGTCACCTTATCAACCCTTGATTAagtacttgaaaaaaattttctagtctAATATTAAGAGGAGGCATTGCTTCAATTTTCCCATCCGCGGTATTTGTTGGCTTGTAATCAACATTTCTAACAATTACGAATTATTATTCTGGGAAGCTATTTTGGAAATGGTCTTAATATATCGCTAGGTAtccttaattattaaaattaagggCTGCGgccttttgttaaaattttaagcaaCAAAGCAGACTTCACCCAtgtccaaaattataaaattttaactcaaaatattacaaaagacagtataaaatataacatgcaaattttttgtggctaaataaattctatatgttaaatagaaaaaaattccatcCAAGAAGCGAAAGGTCACCCCGCTTGTCTCAAAATGACAAGTCAAAATTCtcatttgatttctttttattattgattcgAAAGTTTTGGTCAGTCTAAATGCCTTAAATTTATAAGCCAGAAAAGCTCATTAccttataaataacaatttttgtcaaaaataagttattgtatAGAAATGGCATGCATAAATTCGCCACAAAAAGATAGTATGTAAGATGAATGTGGACTTTACtatttacataacaaaaatatttaaattttggatttCCTTCAAAAACGAATCGCAGAGTTCAatttacaatagttttttttcagttttcaattaactttttacaaaaaaaaattgacatttttctaattttaacacaaagaaaaattattttccacaa includes:
- the LOC123300154 gene encoding ubiquitin conjugation factor E4 B, whose product is MSELSQEEIRRRRIARLAALERNTSPLPVSPPLTPTPGANNNNIETPSPLGRTNSQNNVTNVVHSTSVDEKINLNICDKSHGDPGKPGDDTNVVTDANSDKSSTPELNNDVFVVPKTPIIDNNNTTSSNSSKKMFAQNRSDSEASSHMEVDESNNEKMITTDIDSGIENMEVEESDPRKELARQRTSSSSTEITEEQLHTAIFRVLGASWKKESSHQETAFIYLPETAENFLEQQQNTTSTNTSCLQDLISQALMEMLLQIANGLTPKRCVAAFEQSDNISLSSTSPTQSPLTSPIDLCPTPNFTPPNNNEQSQNQTTQAVAIHYLTDCYGRVSVEERNHPKKSSIPPLSDVLYDLRAQIIQYTSLVLKGYLIPLENSDKENSPLLTPLLQQKLPRGFINELVGRTFTNLELFNHIFTPILEGLFKVMLHANFVENEHRNPIQTLSDLTEIRPLGGGNIRPICRLLIQLANFSPETSTTHAVGRELSRISYLGPFLSVSVFAEDEPKVAEKFFSGSTVSDVSLIQTLQLELENTRIILHKTFHDILANASSRDLMLQFVAKFLKANEKRTQLQVEERMVAGDGFMLNLLSVLQMLAVKVKLDKVDLMYPFHPNTMIDIKNDTRLKFTSQEIQKWLDDFSNKPDHKWTDATFHTQCWHLTLLCHHLALIPACTKYQRRLRALRDLQKLLDETTATESQWRDTPFASRYKQSIKRWKQQIKKLNKSKACADAGLLDRNLIRRTLTFYNTVAEAQLSLLTGCPAGSTFNFQLPLAANPPDLFCALPEWYIEDIAEFLLFSLQYYPVVVTDYMDHMLITWLLVIICSATYIRNPYLVAKLIEVLFVIHPAINVRTERLNERVLAHPISETHLPSSLMKFYTDVETTGSSSEFYDKFTIRYHISLILQTMWYSAIHRVAIVNESKSGKQFVKFINMLMNDTTFLLDESLESLKRIHEIQELMADTEAWSRTSQEQQTTRARQLASDERQCRSYLTLARETVDMFHYLTVEIKEPFLRPELVDRLASMLNFNLQQLCGPKCKNLKVKNPEKYGWEPRRLLSHLVDIYLHLDCDQFASALAADERSFRKELFDDAALRMERSLIKTPSEVEQFRALAQKGYNILLANQQSDDYLADAPDEFRDPLMDTLMSDPVRLPSGQVMDRPVIMRHLLNSSTDPFNRQPLTEDMLQPVLELKERISVWKKEKKRSTS